In Limnobaculum parvum, one DNA window encodes the following:
- the yihX gene encoding glucose-1-phosphatase has product MLYIFDLGNVIVDIDFKRVLGVWSNLSGVPLATLSERFTMGKPFELHERGEISDEEFASQLCEEMGVTLSFEQFTAGWQAIFIGQRDDVLEIMRRLRKEGNRVVILSNTNVLHCSYWPQQYPQVIESADRIYLSQELGMRKPEVGIYHHVLQQEGVTAQRAIFFDDNYDNIIAAEALGINAVHVVDNKVIPDYFGAN; this is encoded by the coding sequence ATGTTGTATATCTTTGATTTAGGGAATGTGATTGTCGATATAGATTTTAAACGCGTATTGGGCGTTTGGAGTAACTTAAGCGGGGTGCCTTTAGCCACATTAAGTGAGCGTTTCACGATGGGAAAACCGTTTGAGTTGCACGAGCGTGGTGAAATCAGTGATGAAGAGTTTGCATCACAACTGTGCGAAGAGATGGGCGTAACGCTGAGCTTCGAACAGTTTACGGCGGGTTGGCAGGCCATCTTTATTGGTCAGCGTGATGACGTACTGGAGATCATGCGCCGTTTGCGTAAAGAGGGTAACCGGGTCGTCATCTTATCGAATACTAATGTATTGCATTGCAGCTACTGGCCGCAGCAGTATCCGCAGGTTATTGAGTCTGCCGATCGCATCTATTTATCTCAAGAACTGGGAATGCGTAAACCTGAGGTCGGTATTTATCATCATGTTTTACAGCAGGAAGGCGTTACTGCTCAGCGTGCTATTTTCTTTGATGATAATTACGACAATATTATTGCTGCTGAAGCGCTGGGAATTAATGCGGTGCATGTGGTTGATAATAAAGTTATCCCAGATTATTTTGGTGCAAATTAA
- a CDS encoding virulence factor BrkB family protein, protein MSHLSHVRGPKRIKPIVAYAQLLWARANEDRLQTMAGNLAYVSLLSLVPLITVVFSLFALFPMFAEVSVQLKAFIFNNFVPAASEIIQAYLERFVANSNKMTAIGICGLIVTSLLLIGSVDTALNTIWHSERQRPMIYSFAVYWMVLTLGPLMAGASMAISSYFLSLSWFHDGDMGSIIDRILRIFPLILSFVSFWILYCIVPTERVPTRDAAIGALVAALLFELGKKGFGMYVTMFPAYQLIYGVLAVIPILFVWVYLSWCIVLFGAEVTVTLGVYRKLREEYEANNNTNNDSGTTEQ, encoded by the coding sequence ATGTCACATCTATCCCATGTCCGGGGACCCAAGAGAATTAAACCGATAGTTGCTTATGCGCAGCTCCTTTGGGCTAGGGCAAACGAAGATCGTCTGCAAACGATGGCGGGTAATTTGGCTTATGTTTCCCTGTTGTCTCTGGTGCCACTGATTACCGTGGTGTTTTCTTTATTTGCCCTGTTTCCGATGTTTGCTGAAGTGAGTGTCCAGCTAAAAGCTTTTATATTTAATAACTTTGTTCCCGCCGCCAGTGAGATAATCCAAGCCTATCTTGAACGATTTGTGGCTAATTCCAATAAAATGACGGCGATTGGTATTTGTGGACTCATTGTCACCTCGCTGTTATTGATTGGTTCGGTGGATACGGCACTCAATACGATTTGGCACAGCGAACGCCAACGGCCAATGATCTACTCTTTCGCCGTATACTGGATGGTGCTTACCCTCGGGCCTCTCATGGCGGGCGCCAGTATGGCTATCAGCTCCTATTTCCTCTCCCTGAGCTGGTTTCATGACGGTGATATGGGCAGCATTATCGATCGGATATTGCGTATTTTTCCGCTGATCCTCTCTTTTGTTTCATTCTGGATACTGTACTGCATTGTGCCGACTGAAAGGGTTCCCACTAGGGATGCTGCCATTGGTGCATTGGTGGCAGCGTTACTGTTTGAGCTGGGAAAGAAAGGGTTTGGTATGTACGTCACGATGTTCCCCGCTTACCAGTTGATTTATGGCGTGTTGGCCGTGATTCCGATTTTATTTGTCTGGGTATATCTTAGTTGGTGTATTGTACTTTTTGGCGCAGAAGTGACAGTCACGTTAGGGGTATACCGCAAGCTGCGTGAAGAGTATGAAGCTAATAACAACACTAACAATGATTCAGGAACAACAGAGCAATGA
- the dtd gene encoding D-aminoacyl-tRNA deacylase, with amino-acid sequence MIALIQRVARADVVVGGERVGAINRGLLILLGVEKDDTNEKAERLCERVLGYRIFSDDQGKMNLNVQQAGGSVLVVSQFTLVADTQKGMRPSFSRGATPQDAERLYHYFSDCCRRTITTETGIFAADMQVSLVNDGPVTFSLQV; translated from the coding sequence ATGATTGCATTAATTCAACGGGTAGCGCGTGCTGACGTGGTCGTCGGTGGTGAGAGGGTGGGTGCAATAAATCGAGGACTGCTGATATTGCTGGGCGTAGAAAAAGACGATACCAATGAAAAAGCAGAGCGTCTGTGCGAACGCGTATTGGGCTATCGTATTTTTAGTGACGATCAGGGCAAAATGAACCTTAACGTACAGCAGGCTGGTGGTAGCGTACTGGTTGTTTCTCAGTTTACATTGGTGGCAGATACCCAAAAGGGAATGCGGCCCAGCTTCTCCCGAGGCGCGACGCCACAGGATGCTGAGCGGTTATATCATTACTTTTCCGACTGCTGCCGTCGAACCATCACCACCGAAACCGGTATTTTCGCCGCAGACATGCAGGTATCGTTAGTGAATGATGGCCCGGTCACCTTCAGCCTTCAGGTTTAG
- the fabY gene encoding fatty acid biosynthesis protein FabY → MYHLRVPLTEQELNDYYQFRWEMLRKPLNQPAGSEKDGYDMMAHHQMVVDTQGNVVAVGRLYINADNEGSIRFLAVSANVRGKGLGTLIAMTLESIARQEGVKRIVCSAREETVAFFDKLGFTNQGEITTPQTTPVRHFLMRKPIVTLDDILHRPDWCAQLQNAWYQNIPLSEKMGVRISQYTGQRFITTMPEGVNTNPHHTIFAGSQFSLATLTGWGLIWLLLQERQLGGSIVLVDAHIRYQKPVTGRPTAVASLDSMKGDLDRLARGRKARVQLEVTVAGEQDVGCVFEGTYMVLPEGQE, encoded by the coding sequence ATGTACCACCTGCGAGTACCGCTAACGGAACAGGAACTAAACGACTACTATCAGTTTCGCTGGGAGATGCTACGTAAACCCTTGAATCAACCGGCCGGCTCTGAAAAAGACGGCTACGATATGATGGCACACCATCAGATGGTGGTAGATACTCAGGGCAACGTGGTTGCCGTTGGGCGGTTATATATTAATGCCGATAATGAAGGCTCTATTCGCTTTCTCGCCGTGTCGGCCAATGTACGCGGTAAAGGGCTGGGTACCCTGATTGCGATGACACTGGAGTCTATCGCGCGTCAGGAAGGGGTAAAACGGATCGTCTGTAGCGCCCGGGAAGAAACCGTGGCCTTCTTTGATAAGCTGGGTTTTACCAACCAAGGTGAGATAACCACACCGCAAACCACTCCCGTGCGCCATTTCCTGATGAGAAAACCTATCGTAACGCTGGATGACATCCTTCATCGTCCTGACTGGTGCGCTCAACTGCAAAATGCTTGGTATCAAAATATCCCCCTGAGCGAAAAGATGGGGGTACGTATCAGCCAATATACCGGTCAGCGATTTATTACGACCATGCCGGAAGGGGTGAACACCAATCCTCACCATACAATTTTTGCCGGTAGTCAGTTCTCTTTAGCCACGTTAACCGGCTGGGGATTAATTTGGCTGTTGCTGCAAGAGCGCCAGTTGGGTGGTTCTATCGTGTTGGTAGATGCCCATATTCGCTATCAAAAACCGGTAACCGGGCGACCAACTGCGGTAGCCAGTCTGGACTCAATGAAAGGCGATTTAGATCGCTTGGCCCGGGGCCGTAAAGCACGGGTTCAGTTAGAGGTTACCGTTGCCGGTGAGCAGGATGTGGGGTGCGTGTTTGAAGGGACGTATATGGTTTTACCGGAAGGCCAGGAGTAA
- a CDS encoding AsmA family protein, producing the protein MRFIRKSLYTLLALILVLAIAVYFIAQTSYAARWVSQWVTDNTPYQLSLDHLDYSITSPYQLVLNDVEFSQQKQSPLLKAKKVTLELTSSFWQTPMYFSALELEDGTLNLSAKNTIELAPGSDRFQLRNMTLNVEGPDLTLQGEKVNGGIIPWTLTNSFLPEKDNRFEFSANKLVVNGIDTHKALIQGEVKDRQIIFNNVGADLANGQLTGNGQRTADGKWQIENLRLSEVKYQSHLALDQLLDQLGQRISNTDITLNRLDLINTNIQGPEWAFSDFTLSMKDVAFIKGRWQATSGSVLMNAYDMVYNDNHLVSPVLSLDLENNSVIIKQFSSRWQDGLVRATGNWQRDTQTLTLDEVAFTALLYTLPKEWLSQLKQLQPEWLQELHVTKLAANRNILIDITPDFPFQFTSIDSNGSDLYLVKNRQVGLWGGTLSFNASDATLNKIDLRHPSFNLNATPETITISDVSAFTKEGLIEASATLNQKPKRSLNLTLNGRSVPVDILQSWGWQTIPLQGNGTIALQLNGNLIDNQSGKPELKGSLKITSDTGQQLTQYPAGQKDVPEEPAITPAPVTEPPVAPEQNAPEASPFG; encoded by the coding sequence ATGAGATTTATTCGGAAATCACTGTATACACTACTGGCCCTGATTCTGGTGCTGGCAATTGCTGTCTATTTTATTGCCCAGACCTCTTACGCAGCCAGATGGGTGAGCCAGTGGGTGACCGACAATACGCCTTACCAACTCTCGCTGGATCATCTGGATTACAGTATTACCTCCCCCTATCAACTGGTGCTAAATGACGTTGAATTCAGCCAGCAAAAGCAGTCGCCACTGCTAAAAGCAAAAAAAGTCACGCTGGAACTGACCTCTTCATTTTGGCAAACGCCAATGTATTTTTCCGCGCTGGAATTAGAGGATGGCACCCTTAATTTATCGGCCAAAAATACCATCGAACTGGCTCCAGGCAGTGACCGCTTCCAGCTACGAAATATGACGTTAAATGTAGAAGGCCCGGATCTCACCCTACAAGGGGAGAAGGTAAACGGCGGCATTATTCCCTGGACATTGACCAATAGCTTTCTGCCAGAGAAGGATAATCGCTTTGAATTCAGTGCCAATAAGCTGGTGGTCAACGGTATTGATACCCATAAAGCGCTGATTCAGGGCGAAGTTAAAGACCGTCAGATTATCTTTAACAATGTGGGCGCAGACCTAGCCAATGGACAGCTCACCGGCAATGGTCAACGTACCGCAGACGGCAAATGGCAAATAGAGAATTTGCGCCTTAGCGAAGTGAAATATCAAAGCCATCTAGCGCTGGATCAATTGCTGGACCAGCTTGGTCAACGCATCAGTAACACCGATATTACGTTGAACCGTTTGGATCTGATTAATACTAATATTCAGGGGCCGGAATGGGCATTCAGTGATTTCACACTGTCGATGAAAGACGTGGCGTTTATTAAAGGTCGCTGGCAGGCTACATCCGGCAGCGTTCTAATGAACGCTTATGATATGGTTTATAACGACAATCATCTGGTTAGCCCAGTACTTAGCTTAGATTTGGAGAATAACAGCGTCATCATCAAACAGTTCAGTAGCCGCTGGCAGGATGGCTTAGTGCGGGCTACCGGTAACTGGCAGCGGGACACCCAAACCCTTACGCTGGATGAAGTGGCATTCACGGCATTGCTTTATACCTTACCTAAAGAGTGGCTGTCTCAGTTAAAGCAGCTTCAACCTGAATGGTTGCAAGAGTTGCACGTCACCAAGCTGGCAGCAAACCGCAATATTCTGATTGATATTACCCCTGACTTCCCATTCCAGTTCACCTCTATCGACAGTAATGGTAGCGATCTGTATCTGGTGAAGAACCGTCAGGTTGGACTATGGGGAGGCACATTAAGTTTTAACGCCTCCGATGCGACATTGAATAAAATTGACCTGCGCCACCCATCCTTCAACCTTAATGCGACGCCAGAAACCATTACTATCAGTGACGTAAGCGCTTTCACTAAGGAAGGGTTAATCGAGGCGAGTGCCACGCTAAACCAGAAACCGAAAAGATCGCTTAACCTGACGCTTAATGGTCGTTCCGTACCGGTTGATATTCTGCAAAGCTGGGGATGGCAAACCATTCCACTACAGGGCAACGGCACTATTGCGCTACAGCTAAATGGCAATTTGATTGATAACCAGAGCGGAAAACCCGAGCTAAAAGGCAGCCTGAAAATAACCAGTGATACTGGACAGCAGCTCACCCAGTATCCAGCGGGACAGAAGGATGTTCCTGAGGAACCAGCTATAACACCAGCACCGGTTACTGAGCCGCCGGTAGCGCCAGAACAGAACGCGCCGGAAGCGTCGCCGTTCGGGTAA
- a CDS encoding uracil-xanthine permease family protein, whose translation MTSLHPAHDAVSNIENISTPAPAANSELIYHLEDCPPLPQTLFAALQHLLAMFVAVITPAMLICQALGLPAKDTQHIISMSLFASGLASLLQIRTWGPVGSGLLSIQGTSFNFVAPLIMGGTALKNGGADVPTMMATLFGTLMLASCTEIFLSRILHLAQRVITPLVSGIVVMIIGLSLIQVGLISIGGGYSAMSETNNTFGSPSNLLLAGVVLATIILLNRQRNPYLRVSSLVIAMAIGYLLAWSMGMLPERVSVENDTIMVPTPLYYGLGIDWTLLIPLMLVFMITSLETIGDITATSDVSEQPVAGPVYMKRLKGGVLANGLNSMLSAVFNTFPNSCFGQNNGVIQLTGVASRYVGYVVSLMLVLLGLFPIVSSFVLSIPEPVLGGATIVMFGTIAASGVRIVSRETLNRRAVMIMALSLAVGLGVSQQPQILQFAPEWLKTLLSSGIAAGGITAIVLNLVFPNEK comes from the coding sequence ATGACCAGCCTACATCCCGCACACGACGCTGTCAGTAATATCGAAAATATCAGTACGCCAGCACCGGCTGCCAATAGTGAACTGATTTATCATCTTGAAGATTGCCCACCATTGCCGCAAACGCTGTTTGCCGCACTTCAGCACTTGCTGGCGATGTTCGTTGCCGTTATTACACCGGCGATGTTGATTTGTCAGGCCCTTGGCTTACCCGCAAAAGATACTCAGCACATTATTAGCATGTCACTGTTTGCTTCGGGTTTGGCGTCTTTATTGCAAATTCGCACTTGGGGACCGGTGGGATCAGGTCTATTGTCCATTCAGGGCACCAGCTTTAACTTCGTTGCCCCATTAATTATGGGCGGAACTGCATTGAAAAATGGCGGTGCCGATGTACCGACCATGATGGCGACGCTGTTTGGTACTCTGATGCTTGCCTCTTGCACCGAGATTTTCCTGTCGCGGATTCTTCATTTGGCTCAACGTGTCATTACACCACTGGTTTCCGGTATTGTGGTGATGATTATTGGTCTGTCGCTGATTCAGGTAGGCCTGATCTCTATCGGTGGTGGCTACAGTGCTATGTCAGAAACCAATAATACTTTCGGCTCCCCCAGCAACTTGCTGTTAGCTGGCGTGGTATTAGCCACAATTATTTTACTTAACCGCCAGCGGAACCCCTATCTGCGTGTTTCTTCGCTAGTGATTGCGATGGCGATTGGCTATCTGTTGGCTTGGTCTATGGGTATGTTGCCAGAACGCGTCAGTGTAGAAAATGACACGATTATGGTGCCAACCCCACTTTACTATGGTCTTGGCATTGACTGGACGCTGCTCATTCCTCTGATGCTAGTGTTTATGATCACTTCGCTGGAAACCATTGGCGATATTACCGCAACCTCTGACGTTTCAGAGCAACCGGTGGCAGGACCTGTATATATGAAGCGCCTAAAGGGCGGTGTGCTGGCTAATGGTCTGAACTCTATGCTGTCCGCGGTGTTTAATACCTTTCCTAATTCCTGTTTTGGTCAGAATAACGGCGTTATTCAGTTGACTGGCGTTGCCAGCCGCTATGTGGGTTATGTGGTTTCCCTGATGCTGGTGCTGTTAGGCCTGTTCCCCATTGTCAGTAGCTTTGTACTGAGTATTCCAGAGCCGGTTTTAGGCGGAGCCACCATTGTGATGTTTGGCACCATTGCTGCTTCAGGGGTACGTATTGTTTCCCGCGAAACGCTGAACCGCCGAGCGGTTATGATTATGGCGCTTTCTCTGGCTGTTGGTCTTGGTGTTTCTCAGCAGCCGCAGATCCTACAATTTGCACCTGAGTGGCTGAAAACGCTGCTCTCTTCCGGTATCGCTGCGGGTGGTATCACTGCGATTGTGCTGAATCTGGTGTTTCCTAACGAGAAATAA
- the recG gene encoding ATP-dependent DNA helicase RecG: MKGRLLDAVPLNTLSGVGASQAAKLAKIGLFTIQDLLFHLPLRYEDRTKLYPIGDLLPGLHVTVEGEVIRSDIAFGRRRMLTCQITDGTGVLTLRFFNFNAAMKNSLSAGKRVKAYGEVKRGSHNAEIIHPEYSIQGDFGAIQLEETLTPVYSTTEGVRQATLRKLTDQALKLLETCAISELLPSELSGNLMSLPDALSVLHRPPPDTQLTDLEQGRHPAQRRLIMEELLAHNLSMLAARAGAQSYSAWPLTNNGSLKSKMLASLPFKPTGAQSRVVTDIEQDMAKPVPMMRLVQGDVGSGKTLVAALAALIAIENGKQVALMAPTELLAEQHANNFRQWFEPLGINVGWLAGKQKGRARQQQMTAIAAGDVSMVVGTHAIFQEQVKFSSLALVIIDEQHRFGVHQRLALWEKGEEQGFHPHQLVMTATPIPRTLAMTAYADMDTSVIDELPPGRTPVTTVAIPDSRREDIISRVRDACKQEGRQAYWVCTLIEESEVLEAQAAEATTEELKIALPELNIGLVHGRMKAQEKQDMMDAFKRGEVQLLVATTVIEVGVDVPNASLMIVENPERLGLAQLHQLRGRVGRGAVASHCVLLYKAPLSKTAQKRLQVLRDSNDGFVIAQKDLEIRGPGELLGTRQTGITEFKVADLMRDQSMIPEVQRTARYIHQKHPQHAQALIERWLPESSRYTHA, translated from the coding sequence ATGAAAGGCCGCCTGTTGGATGCTGTACCGCTGAATACCCTTTCGGGGGTTGGTGCCAGTCAGGCTGCAAAACTGGCCAAAATTGGTCTGTTTACCATTCAAGATCTGCTGTTCCATCTTCCTCTTCGCTATGAAGATCGCACCAAACTCTATCCTATCGGTGACTTACTTCCCGGTTTACACGTTACCGTAGAAGGGGAAGTGATCCGTAGCGATATCGCCTTTGGTCGCCGCCGGATGCTAACCTGCCAAATTACCGATGGCACGGGCGTGCTAACCCTGCGATTCTTTAACTTTAATGCGGCGATGAAAAATAGCCTGTCTGCCGGCAAACGGGTAAAAGCCTATGGCGAGGTGAAACGCGGTAGCCATAACGCTGAGATAATCCACCCGGAGTATAGCATTCAAGGCGATTTCGGCGCGATTCAACTGGAAGAGACGCTAACACCAGTCTACTCCACCACCGAAGGTGTACGTCAGGCAACGTTGCGTAAGCTGACGGATCAGGCACTGAAGCTGCTGGAAACCTGCGCTATCAGCGAACTGCTTCCTTCGGAACTGAGTGGTAATCTGATGAGCCTGCCGGATGCGTTAAGCGTACTGCATCGTCCACCACCAGACACTCAGCTTACCGATCTGGAGCAAGGGCGCCACCCTGCCCAGCGCCGTCTGATTATGGAAGAACTACTGGCGCATAATTTGAGTATGTTGGCCGCACGAGCTGGAGCCCAAAGCTATAGCGCTTGGCCACTAACCAACAATGGCAGCTTAAAATCAAAAATGCTGGCTTCCCTGCCGTTTAAACCTACCGGTGCTCAAAGCCGAGTAGTCACTGATATTGAACAGGATATGGCAAAACCGGTGCCAATGATGCGTCTGGTACAAGGCGATGTCGGTTCAGGTAAAACGCTGGTTGCCGCACTGGCTGCGCTGATTGCCATTGAAAACGGCAAGCAGGTTGCCCTGATGGCACCAACCGAATTGCTGGCAGAGCAACATGCCAATAATTTCCGCCAGTGGTTTGAACCGCTGGGTATTAACGTGGGCTGGTTGGCCGGTAAGCAAAAGGGTAGGGCTCGTCAACAGCAGATGACTGCCATCGCTGCCGGTGACGTATCCATGGTTGTCGGTACGCACGCAATTTTCCAAGAACAGGTGAAATTCTCCAGTCTGGCACTGGTGATTATTGATGAGCAACACCGCTTTGGCGTACATCAACGGCTGGCTCTGTGGGAGAAAGGTGAGGAACAAGGGTTTCACCCTCATCAGCTTGTCATGACCGCTACCCCTATTCCCCGCACGCTGGCAATGACGGCCTATGCCGATATGGATACTTCAGTCATTGATGAACTACCACCGGGTCGTACACCAGTCACCACCGTCGCCATTCCTGACTCCCGACGAGAAGATATTATCAGCCGAGTGAGGGATGCCTGTAAGCAGGAAGGCCGTCAGGCTTACTGGGTTTGTACACTAATTGAAGAATCCGAAGTGCTGGAGGCTCAGGCCGCAGAAGCGACAACGGAAGAGCTAAAAATAGCACTGCCGGAGCTGAATATTGGTCTAGTTCATGGCCGTATGAAAGCGCAAGAAAAGCAGGATATGATGGACGCCTTCAAACGCGGTGAAGTTCAACTGCTGGTTGCCACCACGGTTATTGAAGTTGGAGTTGATGTACCAAACGCCAGCCTGATGATCGTTGAAAACCCTGAACGTTTAGGTTTAGCCCAGCTTCACCAACTGCGAGGTCGCGTTGGCCGTGGTGCCGTCGCCTCTCATTGCGTACTGTTGTATAAAGCCCCGCTCAGTAAAACTGCTCAGAAGCGTCTTCAGGTGTTGCGCGACAGCAATGATGGGTTCGTTATTGCCCAAAAAGACTTAGAGATCCGCGGTCCTGGCGAGCTATTAGGCACCCGCCAGACCGGTATCACCGAGTTTAAAGTGGCTGACCTGATGCGAGATCAAAGCATGATCCCAGAAGTACAGCGCACCGCACGCTATATCCATCAGAAACACCCACAGCACGCTCAGGCACTGATTGAGCGCTGGCTACCAGAAAGTTCAAGATACACTCACGCCTGA
- the trmH gene encoding tRNA (guanosine(18)-2'-O)-methyltransferase TrmH yields the protein MSPERYARIRHMLATRQIDLTVCLEQVHKPHNVSAIIRTADAVGVHEVHAVWPHERMKTQVASAAGSNSWVQVKTHRDIHSAVSHLKQQGMQILATNLSEKAVDFREIDYTLPTCILLGQEKTGITAEALALADSDIIIPMIGMVQSLNVSVASALILYEAQRQRQAAGMYQREGSPLSYHEQQRFLFEGGYPVLANVAKRKNLPRPHIDDNGEIVADEAWWTAMQALKPKAQEA from the coding sequence ATGTCGCCCGAACGTTACGCCCGGATCCGCCATATGCTTGCTACCAGGCAGATTGATTTAACCGTCTGTCTTGAGCAAGTACACAAACCTCATAATGTCTCCGCCATTATCCGCACTGCGGATGCCGTTGGTGTGCATGAAGTCCACGCCGTCTGGCCCCATGAGCGAATGAAAACTCAGGTTGCCAGCGCCGCTGGCAGCAACAGTTGGGTACAAGTCAAAACCCATCGCGATATTCATTCCGCCGTCAGCCATCTGAAGCAACAAGGGATGCAGATTCTGGCCACTAATCTGTCAGAAAAGGCGGTGGACTTCCGCGAAATCGACTATACCCTGCCAACCTGTATTCTGTTGGGTCAGGAAAAAACCGGCATTACCGCCGAAGCGCTGGCACTCGCCGATAGCGATATTATTATTCCGATGATCGGTATGGTTCAGTCGCTGAACGTTTCTGTCGCCTCCGCGCTGATTTTGTATGAAGCGCAACGTCAACGCCAAGCGGCCGGTATGTATCAACGAGAAGGCAGTCCGCTAAGCTATCATGAACAGCAGCGTTTCCTGTTTGAAGGTGGTTACCCGGTGTTGGCTAACGTTGCCAAACGTAAAAACCTGCCTCGCCCGCATATTGATGACAATGGTGAAATCGTTGCCGATGAAGCCTGGTGGACCGCTATGCAAGCGTTGAAACCTAAAGCCCAAGAGGCCTGA